In Phreatobacter cathodiphilus, the genomic window CCCTTCGACTGCAACGCCCTCGCCGACCGCCTGATCAAGGCCGGTGTGCCCTGCGGCGCGGTGCGCTCCATCGACCAGGTGGTGGCCGACCCTCACACCATCCACCGCGAGATGGTGGTGGACATCGGCGCCTATCGCGGCACCGGCAGCCCCATCAAGCTGTCGCGTACGCCGGCCTCCTACCGCCTCGCCCCGCCCCGCTTCGCCGAACACACCGCCGAGGTTCTGGACGAGATCGCCGCCGACGAAACGTCCTATCGCGACGCCCTGCCGGAGGCCGGGACCGCGGGCGCCGCCAAGGCGAAGACGGCGTGAGGCGCCGCGCCGACCGATCGAGGATGAAGGACCGATGAGCGAGACCACCGCCCTGCGCCGCGAGCTGATCGAGGCCTGCCGCAGCATGAACAGCCTCGGCATCAACCGGGGCACGGCCGGCAATATCAGCGTGCGCCACGGCGACGGCCTGCTGATCTCGCCCACCGGCATTCCCTACGACAAGCTGGAGCCGCAGCACGTCGTGGCGATGCGCTGGGACGGCAGCTTCGACGGCGACGTGCTGCCCTCCAGCGAATGGCGCTTCCACCGCGACATCCTGCGGGCGCGACCGGATCTCAACGCCGTGGTCCACACCCATTCGACCCACGCGACGGCCGTTTCCATCCTCGGCCGCGACATCCCGGCGATCCACTACGCCATCGCCGCCGCCGGAGGGCCCAGCATCCGCTGCGCGCCCTATGCCATCTTCGGCTCGCAGGAGCTGGCCGACGCAGTCCTGACGGCCCTGGAAGGCCGTCGCGCCTGCCTGATGGCCCACCATGGCGTCATCGCCGCCCACGCCTCCATCGCCCAGGCCCTCGCCCTCGCCGTGACGGTCGAGAGCCTCGCGCAGCAATATCTCCTCTGCCTGCCGCTGGGCGAGCCGCCGCGCCTGTCGGACACGGAGATCGCCGAGGTGCTGGAGAAGTTCAAGACCTACGGCCAGCAGGCGAAGCCGGCGTTGGACAGGTTGCGCGAGGCCTCGTGATCCTCGCCCGCTCCGCATGGCAGCGATGGGCGCCCCGCCGATGGTGCGGCCCGCCCGGCGGCTGTATCCATGCCGGCCCGGGCGCGAACGATGGGAACAGGTGAATGGGTGACATCCGCCGTGTGAGGCACTGCAGCCACTGGGGCGCCTATACGCTCCTGGTCGAGGATGGCCGGATCGTCGGCACCGAACCCTTCGAGCTCGACCCCGCCCCCTCGCCGATCATCCATTCGGTGAAGGAATGGGCCGAGACGGCTCGCCGCGTGCCGCGGCCGCTGGTGCGCGAAGGATGGCTGGAGAAGCGCGAGGGAAGCGACCGCCGCGCCCGCGGTGAGGAGCGCTTCGTGCCGGTGAGCTGGGACGAGGCCATCGGCCTCGTCGCCGGCGAGATCCGCCGGGTCTCGCAGACCTACGGCAACGCCTCCATCTTCGGCGGCTCCTACGGCTGGACGAGCTGCGGCCGCTTCCACCACGCGCCCTCGCTGCTGAAGCGCATGCTCAACCTCGCCGGCGGCTACACCGGCCATGTCGATACCTATTCCATCGCCGCCGGCCCGGTGATACTGCGCCACGTCCTCGGCGAGGATGCCGCCTGCGGCGGCCAGGCCAATACGCTCGACACCATCGCCGCCCATACCGAGACCCTCGTCGTCTTCGGCGCCCTCACCCCGCGCACCGCCCAGAACGAAGCCGGCGGCATTGCCCGCCACACCCTCGAGGCCAATCTGCGGGCGATCCGCGAGCGCGGCGTCAAGGTCATCCTCGTCTCGCCGCTCAAGGACGACGTGCCCGAGGAGGTCGGCGCGGAATGGTGGCCGATTCGGCCCAACACCGACACGGCTCTGATGCTCGGCCTCGCCGGCGAGATCGTCCTCGCCGGCCGCCACGATGCGGCCTTCCTCGCCCGCTGCACCAGCGGCTCCGAACGTTTCCTTCGCTATCTCGACGGCCGCGCCGACGGCCAGCGCAAGGACGCCGCCTGGGCGGCCGGGATCACCGGCCTCGACGCCGGCGCCATCGCCGCCCTCGCCAAGCGCCTGGTCGAGACCCGTTCCATGCTGACGGTGAGTTGGAGCCTGCAGCGCGCCCACCACGGAGAGCAGCCCTTCTGGGCGGCCCTTGGCCTTGCCGCCGTCACCGGCCAGATCGGCCTGCCCGGCGGCGGGGTCGGCTACGGCTATTCCTCGCTCGGCGGCGTCGGCGCGGCGATCAACGTCGGCCCCTCGCCGTTCATCCCGCAGTTGAAGCGGCCCATCGACAGCTTCATTCCCGTCGCCCGCATCACCGACATGCTGCTGAATCCGGGCGCCGAGTTCTCCTACGAGGGCAAGGTCCGCACCTATCCCGACACACGCCTCGTCTACTGGGCCGGCGGCAACCCCTATCACCACCACCAGGACCTGAACCGGCTCAGCGAAGCCTGGACGCGGCCCGAGACGATCATCGTGCAGGACCCGATGTTCACCGCCACCGCCCGGCGCGCCGACATCGTGCTGCCCGCCAGCACCTCCATCGAGCGCAACGACATCGCCGGCAACCGCCGCTCCGACCTCGTGCTCGCCATGCAGCAGGCCATCGCCCCCGTCGGCGAAGCGCGCTCCGACTACGACATCTTCCGCGCCATCGCCGCCGAGCTCGGCCATGACGAGGCCTTCAGCGAGGGCCGCGACGAGATGGGCTGGCTGCGCCACATCTACGAGACCGTCCGGTCGGGGGCGGAGGAGCGCCACGGCTTCGCCATGCCGGACTTCGACCGCTTCTGGGCCGAGGGCTATGCCGCCTGCCCGGTGAAGGAGAACCACACCTATCTCGCCGAATTCCGCGACGAGCCCGAGGCCCATGCGCTCAAGACCGAGAGCGGCCGGATCGTTCTCGGCAGCGAGGCGCTGGAGCGGCTCCACTATGCCGACTGCCGCTCCCATCCCGCCTGGATTCCGCCCGCCGAATGGCTGGGCGCGGCGGCCGACGACGAGTTCCATCTGATCTCGCACCAGCCGGCAGGTCGCCTGCACAGCCAGCTTGAGACCGGCCCGGCGAGCCTCGCCTTGAAGCGCAACGGCCGCGAGCAGATGCGCATCCATCCCCAGGACGCCGCCGGCCTCGGCATCGCCGACGGCGGGCTCGTGCGCCTCTCCAACGCCCGAGGCGCCTGCCTCGCCACGGCCCAGGTGAGCGACACGGTGCGCCGCGGCGTGGTCGTGCTGCCGACCGGGGCCTGGTTCACGCCCGCCGGCAACAGCGGCCTCGACATCGCCGGCAATCCCAACGTGCTGACGCTCGACATCGGCACATCGCAGCTCGGCCAGGGCTGCTCCGCCCATACCTGCCTCGTCCGCGTCGAGCCCTACCGGGGCGATGCCGGCGACGCCATCGCTGTTTACCAGGACCACCTCGCGGCCATCGCGGCCGCCTGACAGGAGACACACGCCATGGCCGACAAGGCGATCAGCCGCTTCCCCGTTCCGCCGCTCGAGAACCTGCCCGACGACATCCGCGAGCGGATCCTGGCGGTGCAGGAGAAGTCGGGCTTCGTGCCCAACGTCTTCCTCACCCTCGCCCACCGCCCCGAGGAGTTCCGCGCCTTCTTCGCCTATCACGACGCGCTGATGAACAAGGCCGGCGCACTGACCAAGGCCGAGCGCGAGATGATCGTGGTCGCCACCAGCAACGCCAACCAGTGCCAGTATTGCGTGGTGGCCCACGGCGCCATCCTGCGCGTGCGCGCCAAGGACCCCCACATCGCCGACCAGGTGGCGATCAACTACCGCAAGGCCGACATTACGCCTCGCCAGATGGCCATGCTCGACTTCGGCATGAAGGTGTCACAGCGCGCCTACGAGGTGGGTGACGACGACATTGCCGTCCTGAAGCAGCACGGTTTCGACGACGAGGACATCTGGGACATTGCCGCCATCTCCGCCTTCTTCGGCATGTCCAACCGCCTCGCCAACGTCACCAGCATGCGGCCGAACGACGAGTTCTACGCGATGGGACGCTGAGGCCCCCGGGGCTCCCGGGAGCCCATGAAAAAGCGGCCGCGCCGGAGGAGCGCGACCGCTGGAGGTGGGCCTTGAGAGGAGGTCTCAGCCCTGGGCGAGGAGGGCGTTCAGCCGTTCCTGCCCATATTCCTCATTGGTGGAGTTGCCGCGCGGCGAGGGGCCGCCCCAGTAGTCCGGGCTCCACTCGATCGCCTTGGCGACGTTGGCGGGATTGTTGGCCCAGTAGATGCTGACCTTCGGGTCCGCTGCCTCGAAGACGACGCGCGAGGGTAGCGCGACGGGGAAGGCGGAGGTCAGCTGCGCCGCGCGCTGCGGGTCGAGCCGCCAGGACAGAAGCTGCAGGGCGTTGGCGTAGTTGCGGGCGCCCTTCGGGATCGAGAAGAAGTCGTAATAGACGAACCCCTGGTTCCACTCGAGGCCGATCGGGGCGCCGTCCAGCGCCAGTTTGCTCATGGATCCGGTATAGGCCATCACCATGTCCGCCTCGCCGTCGAGGAGGAGCTGCGGCGGCTGTGCGGCCGTCGTCCACCACTTGGCGATATGCGGCTTGATCTCCTGGATCTTCTTCAGCGCCCGCTCCATGTCGAGCGGATAGAGCTTGTCCTTGGTGACGCCGTCGGCCATCAGCGCCGCCTCGAAGACGAAGCGCGGCCAGGCCGGCATGGCGCGGCGACCGGGGAACTTCTTCACGTCCCAGAAGTCCGCCCAGCTGCGGGGCACGTTGTCGCCCTTGTACTTGTTGGTGTTGTAGACGAGGCCGACGCCGATCACCTGCAGGGCGACGCCCTTGGGGCGCTTGAGGTTGTCCGGCATGGCGGCCAGCGTCTTCTGCGCCGGCTCCGACAGCTTCGAATAGTCGATGTCCTCGAGGCAGCAGGGGCCGAGCAGCTTCGTCTCCTGGTCGAAGATGAAGGTCAGGTCCCACTCCGCCCGGCCGGCCGCCGCCTGGGCGCGGATGCGCGGGCCGCTGCGGGCCTCCTGGACGGTGACGACCTTGATGCCGGTCTGCCGCTCGAAGGGATCGTACATGACCCGCCGCAGCGCCTCGCCGTAGCCGCCGCCGGGATCCTGCATGATCACCTGCTTGCTCTGCGCCGCCGCGAAGCGGGTGCCGGCGAGCACCAGGGGTGCGGCCATGAGCGACTGGGTCAGTCGCCGTCTCGTCAGGCTGTCCATCGGACTTCTCCTCCCATCAGGATTGTGGTTCTTGCGTCATGCGGCGCGCGAGCGGGCGAGAACCGGCCCCGCCAGCGCCACTCCGACCAGGATGAACAGGACCTCCAGCGTCGACACGACGGCGAGCACCGGATTGAGCTGGTAGTTGACGTCCGCCCAGAGCATCAGCGGCAGCGTCTTGAGGTTGGCGCTCGACAGGAACAGCGACAGCACCAGCTCGTCGAACGAGTGCAGGAAGGCGAAGAAGGTCGCCGCCGCGAGGCCCGGCGCGATGGCCGGCAAGGTCACCGTCCGGAACACCGTCAGCGGCGAGGCGCCGTGGACGGCGGCGGCCTGTTCCAGCCGGCGGTCGACGTTCTGCAGCGCCGCCGCCACGATGACCACGACGATGGGAATGCCGCCGATGGCATGGGCCGCGGCGAGGCCCCACATCGACCCGACGAGGTCGAGCTTGAGGAAGAGCGTGTAGAGCGACAGGCCGAGCACCACCGGCGGCACGATGACCGGGCTGACCAGCACCAACATGACTGCCGACTTTCCCGGAAAGCGGCCGCGCACGATGCCCATGGCCGCCGCCGCGCCGAGCGAGACCGCGATGACGGCCGACATCACCGCCACCGTGAGCGAGTTGGAGAAGGCCGAGCGCCAGTTCGAGTCGGAGAAGAAGCGCTCGTACCAGCGCAGCGAGAAGCCCGGCGGCGGGAAGGTGAGATAGACCGCGCTGCTGAACGAGATGATCATCACCACGACGATGGGCAGGATCAGTCCGGCGATGACGACACCGCCGCCGATCCGCACCGTCCAGGCGCCGAAGCCGGCGGGCAGGCGGCCGAGCAGGCGCAGCAGCGGCCAGCCCACGAGGTCGGCGATGCGGGCGCCGAGGGAGGGCCCCGCCCCGGCTCGCCGCTCGGCGGCAGAAGAGGGCGCGGCGGTCTCGGTCAGTTTCCCGCCGCCCCAGATGAAGGAGAAGCCGAGGAAGCGGCCGGCGACGGCCACCACGGCCAGGGTGATGACGAGCAGCACCACGGCCAGCGCCTGAAGGAAGCCTTCGGACGTGGCGAAGTCCGCCTGCTGCGTGATGTGCATGGCGAACATCTGGTCGCCCGGTCCGCCGAGCAGGGTCGGCGTGATGAAGAAGCCGAGGGCGCTGACGAAGACCAGCAGGAAGCCGGCGCCGATGCCCGGGAAGGTCAGCGGCAGCAGCACGCGCCAGAACACCGCGGCAGGCCCCGCGCCGCAGGCTCTGCCGGCGCGCACCAGGCCGGGATCGAGCCGGGAGATGCTGGAATAGAGCGTCAGCACCATGAGCGGCAGCAGCACGGCCGTCATGGCGACGAGCACGCTGCCCCGGTTGAACAGGAGCTGCGCCGGCTCGCCGGTGATGCCGAGGGCGACGAGCAGCTTGTTGATCGGGCCGTTGCGGCCGAGCAGCACCATCCAGGCATAGGTGCGGATGAGGATGGCGATGAAATAGGGCAGCACGATCGCCGCCGAGATCAGCACCTTGACGATGCCGGTGCTGCGGTGGATCAGCAGCGCCGTCGGATAGCCGAGCACGAGGCAGAGGCAGCTCACCGTCAGCGAGATCTGCATCGTGCGGACGAGCGAGTCCCAGTAGAGCGGCACCGAGAAGACCCGCTCGAAATAGCCGAGCAGGGTCGGGCCGCTGAGGCTGATATGGACGAGGTCGATGACCGGGAGCAGGTAGACGACCGCCAGGAACCCGAGCGCCGGCACCAGCAGCATGGCCGGGCTCTTCAGCGCCTCGCCGAGGCGGCTGCCGCCCGCAGGTGCGTGGATCGTCGCCGCCGTCACGACAGCACCCAGCAGTCTTCGGCGTCCCAGCGCGCATGCAGCCGGTCGCCGACGGCGGGCAGGGCGAGGCCGGCGCGGTCGGTGCAGCGCACGAGAATGGTCTCGCCGGTGTCGGTGGTCGCCTCGATGCGCAGGAGTTCGCCGAGGAACAGGGCCGAGGCGACCGTCACCGGCAGGCTTCCGGGGACGGGGTCGCGGGAGAGCGCGATGCGCTCGGGCCGCACCAGCACGCTGGCCCGGCCGACGTCGATGGCGTTGCGGCTTTCGGCGGTGAAGACATGGCCGGACCGGCTCTTCAGCGTCATGGTCGAGCCGCGCTTCTGGACGATCTCGGCATCGACGATGTTGCTCTCGCCGACGAAGGAGGCGACGAAGCGGTTCTGCGGGTGGCGGTAGATCTCGCTCGGCGTGCCGATCTGGATGATCTGTCCCGCATCCATCACCGCGATGCGGTCGCTCATGGTCAGCGCCTCGCCCTGGTCGTGGGTGACGAACAGGATCGTGCTGCCGATGGTGCGGTGCAGGTCGCGGATCTCGATCTGGATCGATTCGCGCAGGCGCCGGTCGAGCGCGCTCAGCGGCTCGTCCATCAGCACCACCCGCGGCCGCATGACGATGGCCCGCGCGATGGCGACGCGCTGCTGCTGGCCGCCCGACATCTGCGAGGGTGTCTTCGCCGCGTGTTCGGAGAGGCGCATGATCTCCAGCGTCTCGGCCACGCGCCGGTCGGCGGTGGCGCGGTCGACGCCGGCCATGCGCAGCGGGAAGCCGACGTTCTGGCTCACCGTCATGTTGGGGAACAGGGCATAGCTCTGGAACACCATGCCGAAGCCGCGGCGATGGGTCGGCACATGCTGGATCGGCCGGCCGTCCACCTCGATCGAGCCGCTGTCGAGGGCCTGGAAGCCGGCGATCAGGTTGAGAAGCGTGGTCTTGCCGCTGCCGGAGGGGCCGAGCAGGGTGATGAACTCGCCGGGTTCGATGTCGAGGGAGATCCGGTTCGCCGCCAGGAACGGCCCATAGGCCTTGACGACCTCCCGCACCGAGATGCGCGAGCCGATCGTGCCGGGCGCCGCGGCGCCCCGCGCCCCGGGCGCCGTGGAATGGCCTTCACGTGCAAGGATCCGAGCCGGGCTGTCGGCCATCAGATCATCCTCCCATGCGTTCTATAATATAGAACCTTTTTCTGTCATTCATAATTTGACCTGTGGCGGCCGCTTGTCAAGCCGCCGAACGGCAGGGCTCCCCGGTCGGCGGGACCGGTCTTTCGACGGGTGCGGCGGACGGCGGAGGCTGAGGCGCGGAGCCGGCGCGGTGGGCGTGCCGGCAGGACCCCTGAAGCCGATCAGGACGCGGGCGATGACCAGCCCGCGCGGCTCGCCTGCAGATGGTCGATGAGGGCCCGCAGCTTCGGCGCGAGGTTCCGGCGGCTGGGGTAATAGAGATAGAACCCGGCGAAATAGGGCGAGTACGCCTCGAGGATCGGCATCAACTCACCGCGCTCGATGGGGGCCCTGAAGCTCTCCTCCATGCCGAAGGTGATCCCGGCGCCGGCCACGGCCAGCTTGATCATCAGGGCCATGTCGTTGGTCGTGACCGTCGTCGGCACGCGGACGCGGAAGTCCTTGCCTTCCTCGGTGAACTCCCAGCGGTAGGGAGCGCTGCCGGGGGAAGGACGCCAGCCGATGCAGCGGTGGGCCGCGAGATCAGCCGGATGGACGGGGGCGCCGTGGCGCGCGAGGTAGGACGGCGCGCAAACCGCGATCTGCCGCTCGTCTCCCGCGACCGGAATCGCGATCATGTCCTGCTCGATGACCTCGCCGAGCCTGACGCCGGCATCGTAGCCGTCGGCGACGATGTCGACGTCGGCATCCGTGACGGTGATGTCGAGATCGACGTCGGGATGGGCGTCCGTGAAGGCGGCGAGAAAGGGCCCGGACAGGAAGCGCTCGGCGATCGACGACACGGCGAGCCTGAGCCGGCCCCGTGGCCGGCCCGTCAGTGTCGCCGTCCTGCCCAGCGCCGCCGCGATCTCCGACAGCGCCGGGCGGATCTCGGCCAGCAGCGCCTCGCCCGCCTCCGTCAGCCCGACGCTGCGGGTGGTGCGCAGCACCAGGGCGATGCCGAGCCCTTCTTCCAGGCGCCTGATCGTCTGACTGACGGCGGACCGCGTCACGCCCAGCCGGTCGGCTGCCGCGCG contains:
- a CDS encoding L-fuculose-phosphate aldolase, which codes for MSETTALRRELIEACRSMNSLGINRGTAGNISVRHGDGLLISPTGIPYDKLEPQHVVAMRWDGSFDGDVLPSSEWRFHRDILRARPDLNAVVHTHSTHATAVSILGRDIPAIHYAIAAAGGPSIRCAPYAIFGSQELADAVLTALEGRRACLMAHHGVIAAHASIAQALALAVTVESLAQQYLLCLPLGEPPRLSDTEIAEVLEKFKTYGQQAKPALDRLREAS
- a CDS encoding molybdopterin guanine dinucleotide-containing S/N-oxide reductase → MGDIRRVRHCSHWGAYTLLVEDGRIVGTEPFELDPAPSPIIHSVKEWAETARRVPRPLVREGWLEKREGSDRRARGEERFVPVSWDEAIGLVAGEIRRVSQTYGNASIFGGSYGWTSCGRFHHAPSLLKRMLNLAGGYTGHVDTYSIAAGPVILRHVLGEDAACGGQANTLDTIAAHTETLVVFGALTPRTAQNEAGGIARHTLEANLRAIRERGVKVILVSPLKDDVPEEVGAEWWPIRPNTDTALMLGLAGEIVLAGRHDAAFLARCTSGSERFLRYLDGRADGQRKDAAWAAGITGLDAGAIAALAKRLVETRSMLTVSWSLQRAHHGEQPFWAALGLAAVTGQIGLPGGGVGYGYSSLGGVGAAINVGPSPFIPQLKRPIDSFIPVARITDMLLNPGAEFSYEGKVRTYPDTRLVYWAGGNPYHHHQDLNRLSEAWTRPETIIVQDPMFTATARRADIVLPASTSIERNDIAGNRRSDLVLAMQQAIAPVGEARSDYDIFRAIAAELGHDEAFSEGRDEMGWLRHIYETVRSGAEERHGFAMPDFDRFWAEGYAACPVKENHTYLAEFRDEPEAHALKTESGRIVLGSEALERLHYADCRSHPAWIPPAEWLGAAADDEFHLISHQPAGRLHSQLETGPASLALKRNGREQMRIHPQDAAGLGIADGGLVRLSNARGACLATAQVSDTVRRGVVVLPTGAWFTPAGNSGLDIAGNPNVLTLDIGTSQLGQGCSAHTCLVRVEPYRGDAGDAIAVYQDHLAAIAAA
- a CDS encoding peroxidase-related enzyme (This protein belongs to a clade of uncharacterized proteins related to peroxidases such as the alkylhydroperoxidase AhpD.), whose protein sequence is MADKAISRFPVPPLENLPDDIRERILAVQEKSGFVPNVFLTLAHRPEEFRAFFAYHDALMNKAGALTKAEREMIVVATSNANQCQYCVVAHGAILRVRAKDPHIADQVAINYRKADITPRQMAMLDFGMKVSQRAYEVGDDDIAVLKQHGFDDEDIWDIAAISAFFGMSNRLANVTSMRPNDEFYAMGR
- a CDS encoding extracellular solute-binding protein → MDSLTRRRLTQSLMAAPLVLAGTRFAAAQSKQVIMQDPGGGYGEALRRVMYDPFERQTGIKVVTVQEARSGPRIRAQAAAGRAEWDLTFIFDQETKLLGPCCLEDIDYSKLSEPAQKTLAAMPDNLKRPKGVALQVIGVGLVYNTNKYKGDNVPRSWADFWDVKKFPGRRAMPAWPRFVFEAALMADGVTKDKLYPLDMERALKKIQEIKPHIAKWWTTAAQPPQLLLDGEADMVMAYTGSMSKLALDGAPIGLEWNQGFVYYDFFSIPKGARNYANALQLLSWRLDPQRAAQLTSAFPVALPSRVVFEAADPKVSIYWANNPANVAKAIEWSPDYWGGPSPRGNSTNEEYGQERLNALLAQG
- a CDS encoding ABC transporter permease subunit; protein product: MTAATIHAPAGGSRLGEALKSPAMLLVPALGFLAVVYLLPVIDLVHISLSGPTLLGYFERVFSVPLYWDSLVRTMQISLTVSCLCLVLGYPTALLIHRSTGIVKVLISAAIVLPYFIAILIRTYAWMVLLGRNGPINKLLVALGITGEPAQLLFNRGSVLVAMTAVLLPLMVLTLYSSISRLDPGLVRAGRACGAGPAAVFWRVLLPLTFPGIGAGFLLVFVSALGFFITPTLLGGPGDQMFAMHITQQADFATSEGFLQALAVVLLVITLAVVAVAGRFLGFSFIWGGGKLTETAAPSSAAERRAGAGPSLGARIADLVGWPLLRLLGRLPAGFGAWTVRIGGGVVIAGLILPIVVVMIISFSSAVYLTFPPPGFSLRWYERFFSDSNWRSAFSNSLTVAVMSAVIAVSLGAAAAMGIVRGRFPGKSAVMLVLVSPVIVPPVVLGLSLYTLFLKLDLVGSMWGLAAAHAIGGIPIVVVIVAAALQNVDRRLEQAAAVHGASPLTVFRTVTLPAIAPGLAAATFFAFLHSFDELVLSLFLSSANLKTLPLMLWADVNYQLNPVLAVVSTLEVLFILVGVALAGPVLARSRAA
- a CDS encoding ABC transporter ATP-binding protein — encoded protein: MADSPARILAREGHSTAPGARGAAAPGTIGSRISVREVVKAYGPFLAANRISLDIEPGEFITLLGPSGSGKTTLLNLIAGFQALDSGSIEVDGRPIQHVPTHRRGFGMVFQSYALFPNMTVSQNVGFPLRMAGVDRATADRRVAETLEIMRLSEHAAKTPSQMSGGQQQRVAIARAIVMRPRVVLMDEPLSALDRRLRESIQIEIRDLHRTIGSTILFVTHDQGEALTMSDRIAVMDAGQIIQIGTPSEIYRHPQNRFVASFVGESNIVDAEIVQKRGSTMTLKSRSGHVFTAESRNAIDVGRASVLVRPERIALSRDPVPGSLPVTVASALFLGELLRIEATTDTGETILVRCTDRAGLALPAVGDRLHARWDAEDCWVLS
- a CDS encoding LysR family transcriptional regulator, which codes for MVRDLDALAVFALVAEERSFRAAADRLGVTRSAVSQTIRRLEEGLGIALVLRTTRSVGLTEAGEALLAEIRPALSEIAAALGRTATLTGRPRGRLRLAVSSIAERFLSGPFLAAFTDAHPDVDLDITVTDADVDIVADGYDAGVRLGEVIEQDMIAIPVAGDERQIAVCAPSYLARHGAPVHPADLAAHRCIGWRPSPGSAPYRWEFTEEGKDFRVRVPTTVTTNDMALMIKLAVAGAGITFGMEESFRAPIERGELMPILEAYSPYFAGFYLYYPSRRNLAPKLRALIDHLQASRAGWSSPAS